From the Zonotrichia albicollis isolate bZonAlb1 chromosome Z, bZonAlb1.hap1, whole genome shotgun sequence genome, one window contains:
- the PSTPIP2 gene encoding proline-serine-threonine phosphatase-interacting protein 2, with translation MREARFRDNFWSTDLTSTVGYDSIIQHLNDGRKNCKEFEDFLKERAIIEEKYGKELINLSKKKPCGQTELNTLKRSLDVFKQQIDNVGQGHIQLAQTLREEAKKMEDFREKQKLHRKKIELIMEAIHKNRNLQYKKTMEAKRLYEQRCRDKDEAEQAVHRNANLVTQKQQEKLFLKLAQTKSALEDTDRSYQQSVTTMEKIRDEWQNEHIKACEFFETQECERINYFRNALWLHVNQLSLGCVQNDEKYEEIRKSLEMCSIEKDVDFFVNLRKTGSLAPAPVVYENYYNAQRNVTPARSPAPVPISRRGPLPTPTSAPGEPDYATVDGYSLVHF, from the exons atgCGGGAGGCGCGGTTCAGGGACAACTTCTGG AGCACGGACCTGACCAGCACAGTTGGCTACGACAGCATCATTCAGCACCTGAACGATGGCAGGAAGAACTGCAAGGAGTTTGAAGATTTTCTGAAGGAAAG AGCAATTATAGAAGAAAAATATGGCAAGGAGCTCATTAACTTGTCGAAGAAGAAGCCCTGTGGGCAGACAGAGCTGAA CACGCTGAAGAGATCCCTTGATGTTTTCAAGCAAC AGATAGACAATGTGGGACAAGGTCACATCCAGCTGGCCCAAACCCTTCGGGAGGAggcaaagaagatggaggatttcagggaaaagcaaaagctgcatcGGAAAAAG ATAGAGCTGATAATGGAGGCCATTCACAAAAACAGGAATCTTCAGTACAAGAAGACCATGGAG GCCAAGCGTCTGTACGAGCAGCGCTGCCGCGACAAGGACGAGGCGGAGCAGGCCGTGCACCGCAACGCCAACCTGGTCACGcagaagcagcaggagaag CTGTTCCTGAAGCTGGCTCAGACGAAATCAGCACTGGAGGACACTG ACAGGAGTTACCAGCAGAGTGTGACCACAATGGAGAAGATCCGGGACGAATGGCAGAACGAGCACATCAAAGCTTGTGAG TTCTTTGAGACTCAGGAGTGCGAGCGGATCAACTATTTCCGTAATGCCCTCTGGCTCCACGTCAACCAGCTCTCCCTGGGCTGTGTTCAGAATGATGAG AAATACGAGGAAATCCGCAAGAGTTTAGAAATGTGCAGCATTGAGAAGGATGTTGATTTTTTCGTAAATTTACGCAAAACTGGAAGTTTGGCTCCAG CTCCTGTTGTTTATGAAAACTACTATAATGCCCAGAgaaatgtgactcctgcaagaAGTCCAGCTCCTGTGCCTATATCAAG GAGGGGACCTCTGCCCACCCCGACCAGTGCACCAG GGGAGCCTGATTATGCCACAGTTGATGGCTACAGCTTGGTACATTTCTAA
- the ATP5F1A gene encoding ATP synthase F(1) complex subunit alpha, mitochondrial, translating to MLSARVAAALARSLPRQAGLVSRNTLGAAFVATRNLHASKTCFQKTGTAEVSSILEERILGADTSAELEETGRVLSIGDGIARVYGLRNVQAEEMVEFSSGLKGMSLNLEPDNVGVVVFGNDRLIKEGDVVKRTGAIVDVPVGEELLGRVVDALGNPIDGKGAIASKTRRRVGLKAPGIIPRISVREPMQTGIKAVDSLVPIGRGQRELIIGDRQTGKTSIAIDTIINQKRFNDGTDEKKKLYCIYVAIGQKRSTVAQLVKRLTDADAMKYTIVVSATASDAAPLQYLAPYSGCSMGEYFRDNGKHALIIYDDLSKQAVAYRQMSLLLRRPPGREAYPGDVFYLHSRLLERAAKMNDSFGGGSLTALPVIETQAGDVSAYIPTNVISITDGQIFLETELFYKGIRPAINVGLSVSRVGSAAQTRAMKQVAGTMKLELAQYREVAAFAQFGSDLDAATQQLLNRGVRLTELLKQGQYVPMAIEEQVAVIYAGVRGHLDKLEPSKITKFESAFLAHVLSQHQDLLSTIRTEGKISDQTEAKLKEIVTKFLSTFEA from the exons ATGCTCTCCGCCCGCGTGGCCGCCGCCCTCGCCCGCTCCCTGCCGCGGCAGGCCGGCCTG GTTTCCAGAAACACCCTCGGCGCAGCATTTGTTGCTACAAGAAACCTCCATGCCTCCAAAACATGCTTTCAGAAAACTG GTACTGCCGAGGTATCCTCCATCCTGGAGGAGCGCATCCTGGGAGCCGACACCTCGGCCGAGCTGGAGGAGACAGGCCGCGTGCTCTCCATCGGTGACGGCATTGCCCGCGTGTACGGCCTGAGGAACGTCCAGGCAGAGGAGATGGTTGAGTTCTCCTCTGGGCTGAAG GGCATGTCCTTGAATTTGGAGCCTGACAACGTCGGTGTTGTCGTGTTTGGTAACGACAGACTGATCAAGGAGGGGGATGTTGTGAAGCGGACCGGTGCCATTGTGGATGTTCCCGtgggggaggagctgctgggccgtGTTGTGGATGCCCTGGGCAATCCAATTGATGGGAAG gGCGCTATTGCATCTAAGACACGTAGGAGAGTTGGCTTGAAGGCCCCTGGGATCATTCCCAGGATCTCTGTGCGTGAGCCCATGCAGACTGGGATTAAGGCTGTGGACAGCTTGGTGCCCATTGGCCGTGGCCAGCGTGAGCTGATCATTGGTGACAGACAGACCGG GAAAACTTCAATTGCAATTGACACCATAATCAACCAGAAACGATTCAACGATGGCACGGATGAGAAGAAGAAGCTGTACTGTATCTATGTTGCAATTGGCCAGAAGAGATCCACTGTTGCTCAGCTGGTGAAGAGGCTCACTGATGCAG ATGCCATGAAGTACACTATTGTGGTGTCTGCCACAGCATCCGATGCGGCCCCCCTGCAGTACCTGGCTCCCTATTCGGGCTGCTCCATGGGGGAGTACTTCAGAGACAACGGGAAGCACGCACTCATCATCTATGATGACTTGTCCAAACAG GCCGTTGCCTACCGTCAGATGTCCCTGCTGCTGCGCCGCCCCCCTGGCCGCGAGGCCTACCCGGGCGATGTGTTCTACCTGCACTCCCGGCTGCTGGAGAGGGCAGCCAAAATGAACGACTCCTTCGGGGGCGGCTCCCTGACCGCCTTGCCTGTCATCGAGACTCAGGCTGGGGACGTGTCTGCTTACATTCCAACCAATGTCATCTCCATCACCGATGGACAG ATCTTCTTGGAAACTGAGTTGTTCTACAAAGGTATTCGTCCAGCCATCAACGTTGGTCTGTCTGTGTCCCGTGTGGGTTCTGCTGCTCAGACCAGGGCTATGAAGCAG gtgGCCGGTACCATGAAGCTGGAGCTGGCTCAGTACCGGGAGGTCGCCGCCTTCGCCCAGTTCGGCTCTGACCTGGACGCAGCCACGCAGCAGCTGCTGAACCGCGGCGTGCGCCTGACAGAgctgctcaagcagggccagTACG TTCCCATGGCTATTGAGGAGCAGGTGGCAGTCATCTATGCTGGTGTAAGAGGTCACTTGGACAAGCTGGAGCCCAGCAAGATCACAAAATTTGAGAGTGCTTTCCTGGCTCATGTACTGAGCCAGCACCAGGACCTTCTCTCCACAATCAG GACCGAAGGGAAGATCTCTGACCAGACAGAAGCAAAGTTGAAGGAAATAGTCACGAAATTCCTGTCTACTTTTGAGGCATAA